The Gemmatimonas aurantiaca T-27 DNA segment CGCCTGTCGGCCGATCTGGGTGACTGGCTGGGCGATGCGGCGCTGGCGGCCATGCGTGGTGCCGGCGTGACAGCGCATGATGTGCGCGCCGTGGCATCACACGGTCAGACACTGTGGCATGAACCCGGTCACAGCACCTGGCAGATTGGTGATGCCTCCCGCATTGCCGAGCGCACGGGCTGTGCGGTGATCAGTGATTTCCGGGTGCGTGACATGGCGGTGGGCGGGCAGGGCGCCCCGTTGGTGCCGATCGCCGATCGCATGTTGTTTGCGCACCCCACCGCGTGGCGTGCGCTGCAGAATATCGGCGGGATCGGCAATGTGACGCTGGTGCCACCGGGTGGCGGTGATGACCGCGACATCGTGCACGGCTTCGACACCGGCCCCGGGGTGGTGATCATCGACGGAGTCACGCAGCGCTTGTTTGGCCTGCCGTTCGACCGGGATGCCGCCATTGCCGGGTCGGGGCGCATTCTCGAGCAGATCGTGCTCGAATTGCTCGAGCTGCCCTATCTGCGCGAAGCCCCACCCAAGAGCACGGGCCGCGAGCTGTTCACCCCCGCCTTCATCGACGCCTTCATTGCCCGTTGCACCGCGGCGGGTGGGGCACCGGCCGATATCGTGGCCACCGCCTGTGCGTTC contains these protein-coding regions:
- a CDS encoding anhydro-N-acetylmuramic acid kinase codes for the protein MTQPAPDNGAILVGLMSGTSLDGISAAVVRFSEPDGRVRADVLHSTQHVYDTSARERLQRAMHDGSAREYCRLSADLGDWLGDAALAAMRGAGVTAHDVRAVASHGQTLWHEPGHSTWQIGDASRIAERTGCAVISDFRVRDMAVGGQGAPLVPIADRMLFAHPTAWRALQNIGGIGNVTLVPPGGGDDRDIVHGFDTGPGVVIIDGVTQRLFGLPFDRDAAIAGSGRILEQIVLELLELPYLREAPPKSTGRELFTPAFIDAFIARCTAAGGAPADIVATACAFTAASIGDQYMRFLTEAPADVVLSGGGARNPFLVRCIEGAFMWHGERSGRPVPAVRLFDDLFFDAEAKEAVAFALLGYLHLTGRAGNVPSATGARAPRVLGALTPVASSLTS